One window of the Fusobacterium animalis 7_1 genome contains the following:
- a CDS encoding glycerol dehydratase reactivase beta/small subunit family protein: MTISLKEDLMKEQKNPIGINIYYNKNLTIDKRIKTILCGIEEEEIPFILIPDDEDDVKILGDKAAKSSKLGVGIGINSNEVTLYQEKLSVEKPLFECSLNSSDYILRAIGTNGARLIKGNPFIII; the protein is encoded by the coding sequence ATGACTATCAGTTTAAAAGAAGATTTAATGAAAGAACAAAAGAACCCCATAGGTATAAATATTTACTATAATAAAAACTTAACTATTGATAAGAGAATAAAAACTATTCTATGTGGAATAGAAGAGGAAGAAATACCTTTTATCCTAATTCCAGATGATGAAGATGATGTAAAAATCTTAGGAGATAAGGCAGCAAAGTCTTCAAAGTTAGGAGTCGGTATAGGTATAAATTCAAATGAAGTAACTCTTTATCAAGAAAAATTAAGTGTAGAAAAACCTTTATTTGAATGTAGTCTAAATAGCTCTGATTATATATTGAGAGCAATAGGAACAAATGGAGCAAGACTAATAAAAGGGAACCCATTTATAATAATTTAG
- a CDS encoding hybrid sensor histidine kinase/response regulator, whose translation MQIHKKITIINTFLLFIFGALSVYFFNIEISLNNLLKFLFLIILFFLLSNFFTKFSLINTYKTIHKLDKIFSVLHSKFITDLENNFLSLQECFSEVFSTVKLDILDILVKEEEIKKEKEKAEILSGELKELNKNLEDKVVERTKELSISKEVAESANKAKNEFLAKISHEMRTPLTPIIGYSRILLKEINDVSSKEKLEIIHTSGVKLLNFTNELLDFSKIESGKVDLNYETFNIRKLFQDIYHEHIDLAKMKNINFKIDYLHANVSIYSDKIKIYEIAKNIIHNAIKYTEKGFVLCDIFVEKNTLFFNVYDSGIGMSEENIKNIFESFVQIGNEQSGAGLGLSITKKLLEVLNGKIEVESKVGIGSTFKIQIPIETSQKEFENFSDVINKILNSNNIGIKTIFLKSILKLPLRIKDLKEAHKKQDIEEVRRINHLIKGTYGNLNLSLVYDISQKISVELKKETISFDTVLHYIEELEYLTHTLDYSELFNTYLQFKERKIKILIAEDAEETRDFLKVLLETPLVEVDCVENGLEALNLLKIKKFDLIFLDISMPVMDGVQAVTTIKANDNFKDVPVVALTAHAIIGYKEKYLNYGFDAYVTKPINDSVLFSCLEKFVLSEKR comes from the coding sequence ATGCAAATACATAAAAAAATTACTATTATTAATACTTTTCTCTTATTTATTTTTGGGGCTTTATCTGTATATTTTTTTAATATAGAAATTTCTTTAAATAATCTATTAAAATTTTTGTTTCTTATAATTCTATTTTTTTTATTATCTAATTTTTTTACTAAATTTTCTTTAATTAACACTTATAAGACTATACATAAATTAGATAAAATTTTTTCTGTACTTCACAGTAAATTTATTACAGATTTGGAAAATAATTTTTTAAGTCTACAAGAGTGTTTTAGTGAAGTATTCTCAACAGTAAAATTAGATATTTTAGATATCTTAGTAAAAGAAGAAGAAATAAAAAAAGAAAAAGAAAAGGCTGAAATTTTAAGTGGAGAATTAAAAGAACTAAATAAAAATTTGGAAGATAAAGTAGTTGAAAGAACAAAAGAATTAAGTATTTCAAAGGAAGTTGCAGAATCTGCAAATAAAGCTAAAAATGAATTTTTAGCTAAAATTAGCCATGAGATGCGTACTCCACTTACACCTATTATTGGTTATTCAAGAATATTATTAAAAGAAATAAATGATGTTTCATCTAAGGAAAAATTAGAAATAATACATACTTCTGGTGTTAAGTTATTAAATTTTACAAATGAGCTTTTAGATTTTTCAAAAATAGAATCAGGTAAAGTTGATTTGAATTATGAAACTTTTAATATAAGAAAGCTATTTCAAGATATATATCATGAGCATATTGACTTAGCAAAAATGAAGAATATTAATTTTAAAATTGATTATTTACATGCTAATGTTTCAATTTATTCAGATAAGATAAAAATTTATGAAATTGCAAAAAATATTATTCATAATGCAATAAAATACACAGAAAAAGGCTTTGTACTATGTGACATTTTTGTGGAAAAAAATACACTATTTTTTAATGTCTATGATAGTGGTATAGGAATGTCAGAAGAAAATATTAAAAATATTTTTGAAAGTTTTGTGCAAATTGGAAATGAACAATCAGGTGCAGGTTTAGGTTTAAGCATCACCAAAAAATTACTTGAAGTTTTAAATGGTAAGATTGAAGTTGAAAGTAAAGTTGGAATAGGTTCTACTTTTAAAATTCAAATTCCTATTGAAACTTCTCAAAAGGAGTTTGAAAATTTTTCTGATGTCATAAATAAAATTTTAAATTCAAATAACATTGGAATTAAAACAATTTTTTTAAAAAGTATATTAAAATTACCATTAAGAATAAAAGATTTAAAAGAAGCTCATAAAAAACAAGATATTGAAGAAGTCAGAAGAATTAATCACCTTATAAAAGGAACATATGGAAATCTTAACTTATCTCTTGTCTATGATATTTCTCAAAAAATATCTGTTGAATTAAAAAAAGAAACTATTTCTTTTGACACAGTTTTACACTATATAGAAGAATTGGAATATTTAACTCACACCTTGGATTATAGTGAACTTTTTAATACCTATCTTCAATTTAAAGAAAGAAAAATTAAAATTTTAATTGCAGAAGATGCAGAAGAAACAAGAGATTTTCTAAAAGTCTTATTGGAAACTCCACTTGTTGAAGTTGATTGCGTGGAAAATGGTTTAGAGGCTTTAAACTTGCTAAAAATTAAAAAATTTGATTTAATATTCTTAGATATATCTATGCCTGTTATGGATGGAGTTCAAGCTGTTACCACAATTAAGGCTAATGACAACTTTAAAGATGTTCCTGTTGTTGCTCTTACTGCACATGCAATAATAGGGTATAAAGAAAAGTATTTGAATTATGGCTTTGATGCTTATGTTACAAAACCAATTAATGATTCTGTTCTGTTTAGTTGTTTAGAAAAATTTGTGCTTAGTGAAAAAAGGTGA
- a CDS encoding BMC domain-containing protein encodes MLEALGLIEVVGLVGAIEAADTASKAADVKVIGYELTRGSGMVVVKMVGGVSAVKSAVEAASVAAEKITQIISKHVIARPSDELDKIINAEKEKSDKKVEEVIVDEVQKEIVDNNQNDEVNEILEEIKEIQVVKGNKKHKNKK; translated from the coding sequence ATGTTAGAGGCACTTGGACTTATTGAAGTAGTCGGATTGGTTGGAGCAATAGAGGCAGCAGATACTGCAAGTAAAGCTGCTGATGTAAAGGTCATAGGCTATGAATTAACCAGAGGCTCAGGAATGGTTGTAGTAAAAATGGTTGGAGGAGTTTCAGCAGTGAAGTCAGCTGTTGAAGCAGCAAGTGTAGCAGCTGAAAAAATAACTCAAATAATTAGCAAGCATGTTATTGCAAGACCCTCTGATGAATTAGATAAAATTATAAATGCTGAAAAAGAAAAATCTGACAAAAAAGTTGAAGAAGTTATTGTTGATGAAGTTCAAAAAGAAATTGTTGACAATAATCAAAATGATGAAGTCAATGAAATCTTAGAAGAAATAAAAGAAATTCAGGTAGTAAAAGGAAATAAAAAACATAAAAATAAAAAATAA
- the pduB gene encoding propanediol utilization microcompartment protein PduB, whose protein sequence is MQENLVQKMVAEVVEKLKDKGISENQEKVKETTCTCKSDCHLTEFVGLTTHGHGIGLVIANVDPALHEAMGLDKKYRSIGIIGARTGAGPFIMAADEAVKATNTEVISIELPRDTEGGAGHGSLILFGAEDVSDVKRAVEVAVNNVTEKFGDVYANSVGHIELQYTARASYAVNKAFGAPLGKAFGLIVGAPAAIGVVIADVALKAASVEALAYSSPSKGTSYSNESILAICGDSGAVKQAILAAKEVGVKLLEAMGGEAPSASHPYI, encoded by the coding sequence ATGCAAGAAAATTTAGTTCAAAAAATGGTAGCAGAAGTTGTAGAAAAACTGAAAGATAAAGGAATATCTGAAAATCAAGAAAAAGTAAAGGAAACTACTTGTACTTGTAAATCTGATTGTCATTTAACAGAATTTGTAGGACTTACTACTCATGGACATGGTATAGGGCTTGTAATAGCAAATGTTGACCCTGCATTACATGAAGCAATGGGACTTGATAAAAAATATCGTTCAATAGGGATAATTGGAGCAAGAACAGGAGCTGGTCCATTTATAATGGCAGCTGATGAAGCAGTAAAAGCTACAAATACAGAAGTGATCAGTATAGAATTACCTAGAGATACAGAAGGTGGAGCAGGACATGGTTCACTAATCTTATTTGGAGCAGAAGATGTATCAGATGTAAAAAGAGCAGTTGAAGTTGCTGTCAATAATGTAACTGAAAAATTTGGAGATGTATATGCTAACAGTGTTGGACATATAGAGCTTCAATATACTGCTAGAGCTTCTTATGCTGTTAATAAGGCTTTCGGAGCACCATTAGGAAAAGCCTTTGGCTTAATTGTTGGTGCACCAGCTGCTATTGGTGTTGTTATAGCCGATGTTGCATTAAAAGCTGCAAGTGTTGAGGCATTAGCTTACTCATCTCCTTCAAAAGGAACTAGTTATTCAAACGAATCTATACTAGCAATTTGTGGAGATTCTGGAGCAGTTAAACAAGCAATTTTAGCAGCAAAAGAAGTAGGAGTAAAACTTCTTGAAGCAATGGGCGGAGAAGCACCATCTGCATCTCATCCATATATTTAA
- a CDS encoding diol dehydratase reactivase subunit alpha encodes MKLIVGIDIGNATTESTLAEVDGEDIKVLGSSIEKTTGIKGTKENIKGVYQSLYKLFEKTGKNLDELSLIRINEAAPVIGDVAMETITETIITESTMIGHNPSTPGGIGVGVGVSVLLNEIDDSFINKDVIALVPENIDFESAAFKINQLTSKGINIKGAIIQKDDAVLINNRLDKKIPIVDEVLHFDRIPINMLTALEVAEKGKVISMLSNPYGIATLFNLSSEETKMVVPISRALIGNRSAVVIKTPKGDVKSRIIPAGTIHIEGQMKNRIVSLDNGAEAIMSVLEQCYPVIDIWGEKGTNAGGMLERVRIVMAQLTNQDPKNIKIQDLLAVNTFVPQKVKGGIAEEFSMENAIGLAAMVKADKLQMEMIATELQNKINKKVVVGGVEAEMAIIGALTTPGTAKPLAIIDMGAGSTDASIMTADNKISSCHLAGAGNMVTMLIDKELGINNIELSEDIKKYPLAKVESLFHIRHEDGSVQFFEEALDPRVFARIVILKEGNMIPLDSNQNLEKIKNVRREAKEKVFVTNTLRALKKVIPSGNVRDIDYVVLVGGSALDFEIPQMVTEALSHFGVVAGKGNIRGVEGPRNAVATGLALSYKGE; translated from the coding sequence ATGAAACTTATTGTGGGAATAGATATAGGAAATGCAACAACAGAAAGCACTCTTGCAGAAGTTGATGGAGAAGATATAAAAGTCTTAGGCAGTAGCATAGAAAAGACCACAGGTATTAAAGGAACAAAAGAAAATATAAAGGGAGTCTATCAATCTTTATATAAACTATTTGAAAAAACAGGAAAGAATTTAGATGAGCTTTCACTTATAAGAATAAATGAAGCTGCTCCTGTAATTGGCGATGTTGCCATGGAAACCATCACTGAAACAATAATAACCGAATCAACGATGATTGGGCATAATCCTTCTACACCAGGAGGAATAGGAGTTGGAGTTGGAGTATCTGTTCTTTTAAATGAAATAGATGATAGTTTTATAAATAAAGATGTAATAGCACTTGTTCCAGAAAATATAGACTTTGAAAGTGCAGCTTTTAAAATAAATCAACTAACTTCAAAAGGAATTAATATAAAAGGTGCTATTATACAAAAAGACGATGCTGTCTTAATAAATAATAGACTTGATAAAAAAATTCCAATAGTTGATGAAGTTTTACATTTTGATAGAATTCCTATAAATATGTTAACTGCTTTGGAAGTAGCAGAAAAAGGTAAAGTTATTTCAATGTTATCAAATCCTTATGGAATAGCAACTCTTTTTAACCTAAGCTCAGAGGAAACAAAAATGGTAGTACCAATTTCAAGAGCCTTGATAGGAAATAGATCAGCAGTTGTTATAAAAACTCCAAAAGGAGATGTAAAATCAAGAATTATCCCAGCAGGTACAATTCACATAGAAGGACAAATGAAAAATAGAATAGTTTCATTAGATAATGGGGCAGAAGCTATTATGTCAGTCCTTGAACAATGCTATCCTGTTATTGATATCTGGGGAGAAAAAGGAACTAATGCAGGTGGAATGCTCGAAAGAGTCAGAATCGTTATGGCTCAACTTACTAACCAAGATCCTAAAAATATAAAAATTCAAGATTTGTTAGCAGTTAACACTTTTGTTCCACAAAAAGTTAAAGGTGGAATAGCAGAAGAATTTTCAATGGAAAATGCTATTGGACTTGCTGCTATGGTAAAAGCTGATAAACTACAAATGGAAATGATAGCAACGGAGCTACAAAATAAGATAAATAAAAAAGTTGTTGTTGGTGGAGTCGAAGCTGAAATGGCAATTATAGGAGCTTTAACAACACCTGGGACAGCAAAACCATTAGCAATAATTGATATGGGAGCAGGTTCAACAGATGCTTCTATAATGACAGCAGATAACAAAATATCTTCTTGCCATTTAGCAGGAGCAGGTAATATGGTAACTATGCTTATAGATAAAGAATTAGGTATAAATAATATTGAACTTTCAGAAGATATAAAAAAATATCCTTTGGCAAAAGTTGAAAGTCTATTTCATATAAGACATGAAGATGGTAGTGTACAATTCTTTGAAGAAGCTCTTGACCCAAGAGTATTTGCAAGAATAGTTATTTTAAAAGAAGGAAATATGATTCCTTTGGATTCAAATCAAAATTTAGAAAAAATTAAAAATGTAAGAAGAGAAGCTAAGGAAAAAGTTTTTGTAACTAATACACTAAGAGCTTTAAAAAAAGTTATACCTAGTGGAAATGTAAGAGATATAGATTATGTAGTTTTAGTTGGAGGTTCAGCACTTGACTTTGAAATACCTCAAATGGTTACAGAAGCCTTATCACATTTTGGTGTGGTAGCAGGAAAAGGTAATATCAGAGGAGTTGAAGGACCAAGAAATGCTGTTGCAACTGGACTGGCTCTATCATATAAGGGGGAATAA
- a CDS encoding 1-propanol dehydrogenase PduQ produces the protein MKIFEVNTNVYVGDKFDEVINKIKAKKAFIVTDSVMSKIGMTKKFENIFKQKNIDYRIFNEVEVDPAFEIVSKALDKVIDFLPDVMVAIGGGSSLDTAKSIKYFVKKSGLSIPLIALPTTSGTGSEVSSYAVLTDKKNNVKIPLKDNEMIPEYAILDPELTKTLPKSVVADSGIDALTHAIESYTCKEANFYTQIYALSAIRLIFKNLLRMYRDIKDEEARIEMAKASCIAGFAFEKSGLGINHSIAHAIGGKFHIAHGKINGTILPYIIRFNSENKTTAQRYYEISKDLGFPANNTEEGAESLAVAVEVLNKNLGLPSCVKDLAIDEEKYFNEINIMSKSALEDICTSGNVREVNLKDLKKLFEKVYR, from the coding sequence ATGAAAATTTTTGAAGTAAATACAAATGTTTATGTAGGAGACAAATTTGATGAAGTTATTAATAAAATTAAAGCTAAAAAAGCCTTTATAGTAACTGATTCAGTTATGTCAAAAATAGGAATGACTAAAAAATTTGAAAATATATTTAAGCAAAAAAATATAGATTATAGGATTTTTAATGAAGTTGAAGTTGATCCAGCATTTGAAATAGTTAGTAAAGCCTTAGATAAGGTTATTGATTTTCTTCCAGATGTGATGGTAGCAATAGGAGGAGGTTCTTCTCTTGATACTGCTAAGTCAATTAAATATTTTGTAAAAAAATCTGGATTATCTATCCCTTTAATAGCCTTACCAACTACAAGTGGAACAGGTTCAGAAGTAAGTTCCTATGCAGTTCTTACAGATAAAAAGAATAATGTAAAAATTCCATTAAAAGATAATGAGATGATACCTGAATATGCAATACTAGATCCTGAACTTACAAAAACACTACCAAAATCAGTTGTAGCTGATTCAGGTATAGATGCTCTAACTCATGCTATTGAGTCATACACTTGCAAAGAAGCAAATTTTTATACTCAAATATATGCTCTTTCAGCTATAAGACTTATTTTTAAAAATCTTTTGAGAATGTATAGAGATATAAAAGATGAGGAAGCTAGGATTGAAATGGCAAAGGCATCTTGTATAGCAGGTTTTGCTTTTGAAAAATCTGGTTTAGGAATAAATCATAGTATAGCCCACGCTATTGGTGGAAAGTTTCATATAGCTCATGGAAAAATAAATGGAACTATATTACCCTACATAATTAGATTCAATTCAGAAAATAAAACTACTGCTCAAAGATATTATGAAATTTCAAAAGATTTAGGTTTTCCTGCAAATAATACAGAAGAAGGAGCAGAAAGTTTAGCTGTGGCAGTGGAAGTTTTAAATAAAAACTTAGGACTTCCTAGTTGTGTAAAAGATTTAGCAATAGATGAAGAAAAATATTTTAATGAAATAAATATTATGTCTAAATCTGCTCTTGAAGATATTTGTACTAGTGGAAATGTCAGAGAAGTAAATTTAAAAGATTTAAAGAAATTATTTGAAAAAGTATATAGGTAG
- the pduA gene encoding propanediol utilization microcompartment protein PduA, with translation MSNALGMIETKGLVGAIEAADAMTKSANVELVGYEKIGSGLVTVMVRGDVGAVKAAVDAGAAAAERVGEVKSVHVIPRPHADTEKLLPKLDK, from the coding sequence ATGAGTAATGCATTAGGAATGATAGAAACTAAAGGACTTGTTGGAGCAATAGAAGCAGCAGATGCAATGACTAAGTCAGCAAATGTTGAATTAGTTGGTTATGAAAAAATAGGTTCAGGACTTGTAACTGTTATGGTTAGAGGTGATGTAGGAGCAGTTAAAGCTGCTGTTGATGCAGGAGCTGCTGCTGCCGAAAGAGTTGGAGAAGTTAAATCAGTTCATGTTATCCCAAGACCACATGCAGATACAGAAAAATTATTACCAAAATTAGATAAATAA
- a CDS encoding propanediol/glycerol family dehydratase large subunit produces MKSKRFEVLGNRPVNKDGYVKEWPEVGLIAMNSPLDPKPSIVIENGKVVELDGKKRENFDLLDYFIADYGIVLKNAEKIMAMDSLVIAKKLVDINITRDEILEITLSLTPAKMAEVIGKLTVLEMMMAVNKMRARKTPSNQCHVTNLRDLPVQIAADAAEAALRGFAEQETTVAVARYAPFNAISLLVGAQVGRPGILTQCSVEEATELLLGMRGLTAYAETVSVYGTEPVFMDGDDTPWSKTFLASAYASRGLKMRYTSGSGSEVLMGYAEGCSMLYLECRCLFITKGAGVQGIQNGSVSCIGVPGAVPGGIREVLGENLVAMLLDLECASSNDQTFTHSDLRRVARSLMQMIPGTDFICSGYSSIPNYDNMFAGSNWDAEDYDDWNIIQRDLKIDAGLRPVKEEEVIKVRNKAAKAIQAVFDALGFPEITDEEVEAATYAHGSKDMPERDMIADMKAASEMMERGITGIDVVKALKTKGFDDVADSLLKLMKLRVSGDHLHTSAILDKDFNVISAVNDRNDYTGPGTGYQISAERWAELSDIENAVDATKIK; encoded by the coding sequence ATGAAGTCTAAACGTTTTGAAGTATTAGGTAATAGACCAGTTAATAAAGATGGATATGTAAAAGAATGGCCAGAAGTTGGATTGATAGCAATGAATTCACCTTTGGACCCAAAACCAAGTATAGTTATAGAAAATGGAAAAGTTGTGGAATTAGATGGTAAAAAGAGAGAAAATTTTGACTTATTGGATTATTTCATAGCAGATTATGGAATAGTATTAAAAAATGCTGAAAAAATTATGGCTATGGACTCATTAGTAATAGCTAAAAAACTTGTTGATATAAATATTACAAGAGATGAAATATTAGAAATTACTTTATCTTTAACACCTGCAAAAATGGCAGAAGTAATTGGAAAATTAACAGTTCTTGAAATGATGATGGCAGTCAATAAAATGAGAGCAAGAAAAACTCCTTCTAATCAATGCCATGTTACAAATTTAAGAGATCTTCCAGTACAAATAGCCGCTGATGCAGCAGAAGCAGCATTAAGAGGATTTGCAGAACAAGAAACAACAGTCGCTGTTGCAAGATATGCACCATTTAATGCAATTTCATTACTTGTTGGTGCACAAGTAGGAAGACCTGGAATTTTAACTCAATGTTCAGTCGAAGAAGCAACAGAACTTCTTTTAGGAATGAGAGGATTAACTGCTTATGCAGAAACAGTTTCAGTTTATGGAACAGAACCTGTATTTATGGATGGAGATGATACTCCTTGGTCAAAAACTTTCTTAGCCTCTGCTTATGCTTCAAGAGGATTAAAAATGAGATATACATCTGGATCAGGTTCAGAAGTATTAATGGGATATGCAGAAGGTTGCTCAATGTTATATTTAGAATGTCGTTGTCTATTTATAACAAAAGGAGCAGGAGTTCAAGGTATACAAAATGGATCTGTCAGCTGTATAGGAGTGCCAGGAGCAGTACCAGGTGGTATAAGAGAAGTTTTAGGAGAAAATTTAGTTGCAATGCTACTTGATTTGGAATGTGCTTCAAGTAATGACCAAACATTTACTCACTCTGATTTAAGAAGAGTTGCAAGATCTCTAATGCAAATGATACCAGGAACAGATTTTATTTGTTCAGGATATAGTTCAATCCCTAACTATGATAATATGTTTGCTGGTTCTAACTGGGATGCAGAAGACTATGATGATTGGAATATAATTCAAAGAGATTTAAAAATAGATGCAGGATTGAGACCAGTTAAAGAAGAAGAAGTTATAAAAGTAAGAAATAAAGCAGCAAAAGCTATACAAGCAGTATTTGATGCCTTAGGTTTCCCTGAAATAACAGATGAAGAAGTTGAAGCAGCAACTTATGCTCATGGAAGTAAAGATATGCCTGAAAGAGATATGATTGCAGATATGAAAGCAGCTAGTGAAATGATGGAAAGAGGAATAACTGGAATAGATGTAGTTAAAGCTCTTAAAACAAAAGGTTTTGATGATGTAGCAGATAGTTTATTAAAACTTATGAAACTTAGAGTATCAGGCGACCACTTACATACATCTGCAATTTTAGATAAAGATTTCAATGTAATTAGTGCAGTAAATGATAGAAATGATTACACAGGACCTGGAACTGGATATCAAATTTCTGCTGAAAGATGGGCTGAACTTTCTGATATTGAAAATGCAGTAGATGCAACAAAAATTAAATAG
- a CDS encoding diol dehydratase small subunit — MDQELLERMVKEVIASLAGNNNTNNEFSSKNTNKVNRQDYPLSIKRKDLVKSATGKKLEDITIENVMNGKIGAEDCRIAPETLELQAQIAESVGRNAFARNLRRAAELIAVPDTRVLEIYNALRPYRSTKVELLAIADELENKYNAKVNAQLVREAAELYEKRDRLRKD; from the coding sequence TTGGATCAAGAATTATTAGAAAGAATGGTAAAAGAAGTTATAGCTTCTTTGGCAGGAAATAACAATACAAATAATGAATTTAGTTCAAAAAATACAAATAAAGTAAATCGTCAAGATTATCCTTTAAGTATAAAAAGGAAAGATTTAGTAAAATCAGCAACAGGAAAAAAATTAGAAGACATTACTATTGAAAATGTTATGAATGGAAAAATTGGAGCAGAAGATTGTAGAATAGCCCCTGAAACTCTTGAATTACAAGCTCAAATAGCAGAAAGTGTTGGAAGAAATGCTTTTGCAAGAAATTTAAGAAGAGCAGCTGAACTTATAGCAGTACCTGACACAAGAGTGCTTGAAATCTATAATGCTTTAAGACCATATAGATCTACAAAAGTAGAATTACTAGCAATAGCTGATGAATTAGAAAATAAGTACAATGCAAAAGTTAATGCTCAACTTGTAAGAGAAGCTGCAGAGCTATATGAAAAAAGAGATAGATTAAGAAAAGATTAA
- a CDS encoding propanediol/glycerol family dehydratase medium subunit, translating into MQLNDKDIKNIIEEVVKRYLSSSENSEIKDTPVNTARAEERVGNKLELIEEGEAKKGTRSDEVIIAVAPAFGKFQTETITHIPHADVLKEIMAGIEEEGLVPRVIRVLRTSDVSILANDGAKLSGSGIGIGIQSKGTAVIHQKDLFPLTNLELFPQAPLIQREHYRMIGKNAAKYAKGESPKPVPQMNDQMARPKYQSIAALLHIKETEHVKVNAKPVQLKVVFK; encoded by the coding sequence ATGCAACTAAATGATAAGGATATTAAAAATATCATAGAAGAAGTAGTAAAAAGATATTTAAGTAGCTCTGAAAATTCTGAAATAAAAGATACTCCTGTTAATACAGCAAGAGCAGAAGAAAGAGTTGGAAATAAATTAGAATTAATAGAAGAAGGAGAAGCCAAAAAAGGAACAAGAAGTGATGAAGTGATAATTGCAGTTGCTCCAGCTTTTGGAAAATTTCAAACAGAAACTATTACTCATATACCACATGCTGATGTATTGAAAGAAATTATGGCTGGTATTGAAGAAGAAGGTTTAGTTCCAAGAGTCATAAGAGTATTGAGAACATCAGATGTTTCAATACTTGCAAATGATGGAGCAAAATTAAGTGGTTCAGGAATAGGTATAGGAATACAATCTAAGGGAACAGCAGTTATACACCAAAAAGATTTATTCCCATTGACTAACCTTGAATTATTTCCACAAGCACCATTGATTCAAAGAGAACATTATAGAATGATAGGGAAAAATGCAGCTAAATATGCAAAAGGAGAATCTCCTAAGCCTGTTCCTCAAATGAATGACCAAATGGCTAGACCTAAATATCAATCTATTGCAGCATTATTACATATAAAAGAAACTGAACATGTAAAAGTAAATGCAAAACCAGTTCAATTAAAAGTTGTGTTTAAATAA
- the pduL gene encoding phosphate propanoyltransferase, which translates to MKDIRGIIKEVLEEIISDDVVIGVSNRHIHLSQKDLEILFGKDYKLSKMKDMKQPGQFATNEKVDIIGPKGKFTGVRIIGPVRKETQVEISITDSFKLGLTPPIRQSGDLEGTPGIKIVGPKGELEIPRGVIVAGRHIHMPKYIADIRGYKNGEIVRVETYGERKIIMCNVVLRVGDKMAKEMHIDVDEANAAGLKNNDYVKIIRE; encoded by the coding sequence ATGAAGGATATCAGAGGGATTATTAAAGAGGTGTTAGAAGAAATAATTTCCGATGATGTGGTTATAGGAGTTTCAAACAGACACATACATCTTTCCCAAAAAGACCTAGAAATACTTTTTGGGAAAGATTATAAGCTAAGTAAAATGAAAGATATGAAACAACCTGGGCAATTTGCAACAAATGAAAAAGTAGATATTATAGGACCTAAGGGAAAGTTTACAGGAGTTAGAATAATAGGTCCTGTAAGAAAAGAAACCCAAGTTGAAATTTCAATAACTGATAGTTTTAAACTTGGTTTAACTCCTCCAATCAGACAATCAGGAGATTTAGAGGGAACACCTGGAATTAAAATAGTTGGTCCAAAAGGAGAATTAGAAATACCAAGAGGTGTCATAGTTGCAGGAAGACATATCCATATGCCAAAATATATAGCTGATATAAGAGGCTATAAAAATGGAGAAATAGTTAGGGTTGAAACTTATGGAGAAAGAAAAATTATTATGTGTAATGTTGTTTTAAGAGTCGGTGATAAAATGGCAAAAGAGATGCATATAGATGTAGATGAAGCTAATGCAGCTGGTTTAAAAAACAATGACTATGTAAAAATAATTAGAGAATAA